A stretch of the Vigna radiata var. radiata cultivar VC1973A chromosome 7, Vradiata_ver6, whole genome shotgun sequence genome encodes the following:
- the LOC106765605 gene encoding abscisic acid 8'-hydroxylase 4, giving the protein MEIIAVFLCIFFFFSSLLSYPLIKKQKKPQQIPKPKLPPGSMGWPYIGETLQLYSQDPNIFFASKQKRYGEIFKTHILGCPCVMLASPEAARFVLVTHAHLFKPTYPKSKEKLIGPSALFFHQGEYHTRIRKLVQTSLSPETIRKLIPDIETEVVSSLESWVSAGQLINAFQEMKKFSFNIGILSVFGHLEPKYRDQLKENYCIVEKGYNSFPNRIPGTAYSKALLARRRIREIISDIISKRKEQRLVDKDLLGHLLNYKDEKGQSASDDQIADNVIGVLFAAQDTTASVLTWILKYLHDDQKLLEAVKAEQMAVYEANDQGKKPLTWSQTRNMPITHRVILESLRMASIISFTFREAVVDVVYKGYLIPKGWKVMPLFRNIHHNPEFHPSPHNFDPSRFEVAPKPNTFMPFGNGVHSCPGNELAKLNMFILIHHLVTKYRWEVVGYQNGIQYSPFPVPMYGLPTRFWRNHWNQR; this is encoded by the exons ATGGAGATCATTGCTGTTTTCttatgcattttctttttcttctcatccCTTCTTTCTTATCCATTAATAAAGAAGCAGAAGAAACCTCAACAAATACCTAAGCCGAAGCTTCCCCCTGGTTCAATGGGTTGGCCTTACATAGGAGAGACCCTTCAACTCTATTCTCAGGACCCTAACATCTTCTTTGCATCTAAGCAAAAAAG ATATGGAGAAATCTTTAAGACACACATACTAGGTTGTCCATGCGTGATGTTGGCCAGCCCCGAGGCTGCACGTTTTGTGTTGGTGACTCATGCTCACTTGTTCAAGCCCACATACCCCAAAAGCAAAGAGAAGCTAATAGGCCCTTCTGCATTGTTCTTTCACCAAGGAGAATACCACACTCGCATCAGGAAGCTGGTGCAAACCTCTCTTTCTCCTGAAACCATTCGGAAACTCATCCCAGACATCGAAACTGAGGTTGTTTCATCCTTGGAATCGTGGGTTTCCGCTGGACAACTCATCAACGCTTTccaagaaatgaaaaag TTCTCTTTCAATATTGGCATCCTCTCTGTCTTTGGACACTTGGAACCCAAATATAGAGACCAGCTTAAGGAAAACTACTGCATAGTGGAGAAAGGGTACAACTCTTTTCCAAACAGGATACCTGGAACTGCATACTCAAAAGCACTTTTG GCAAGGAGGAGAATCAGAGAGATCATAAGTGATATAATCAGCAAGAGAAAGGAGCAGAGATTGGTGGATAAGGATCTGTTAGGCCACTTGCTGAACTACAAGGATGAAAAGGGACAATCAGCAAGTGACGACCAAATTGCAGATAATGTAATTGGGGTACTGTTTGCAGCTCAGGATACTACAGCAAGTGTTCTAACATGGATTCTCAAGTATCTTCACGATGACCAGAAACTTCTTGAAGCAGTAAAA GCAGAACAAATGGCAGTGTATGAAGCTAATGATCAAGGGAAGAAGCCATTGACATGGAGTCAGACCAGAAATATGCCAATTACTCATAGG GTAATTTTGGAAAGCCTTAGGATGGCAAGTATCATTTCATTTACTTTTAGGGAAGCTGTGGTTGATGTGGTGTACAAAG GTTATCTTATACCCAAGGGTTGGAAAGTCATGCCACTGTTCAGGAACATCCATCATAATCCAGAATTCCACCCTTCTCCTCACAATTTTGACCCATCAAGGTTTGAG GTTGCTCCAAAGCCCAATACTTTCATGCCATTTGGCAATGGAGTGCATTCTTGTCCAGGAAATGAGCTTGCCAAATTGAACATGTTCATTTTGATTCATCATCTAGTAACAAAATATAG GTGGGAGGTTGTGGGATATCAGAACGGAATCCAATATAGTCCATTCCCAGTCCCTATGTATGGTCTACCAACAAGATTTTGGAGAAACCATTGGAATCAAAGATGA